One genomic region from Saprospiraceae bacterium encodes:
- a CDS encoding VOC family protein has translation MKNKLTHFAIHIDDIERAKSFYDGVFDWGFNSFGQSDFLQIKADKTENGELIGALQSRKYAPFPEKIIGLECTIGVENLDEIVERVKSNGGQVLMPKTGIPYVGWIAKFLDTEGNLICAMQYDNNAR, from the coding sequence ATGAAAAATAAATTGACACATTTTGCCATTCACATTGACGACATTGAACGGGCAAAGAGCTTTTATGATGGAGTTTTTGATTGGGGTTTCAATTCCTTCGGACAATCTGATTTTCTGCAAATCAAAGCCGACAAGACAGAAAACGGAGAACTCATCGGGGCTTTACAATCACGAAAATACGCTCCTTTTCCAGAAAAAATAATCGGTTTGGAATGCACCATTGGAGTAGAGAACTTGGACGAAATCGTGGAACGTGTAAAAAGCAATGGCGGCCAAGTTCTAATGCCAAAAACAGGTATTCCATATGTAGGATGGATTGCAAAATTCCTGGACACGGAAGGCAACCTAATTTGTGCAATGCAATACGACAACAATGCGAGATGA
- a CDS encoding DUF1801 domain-containing protein: protein MTKSRPIHPDFQYLLDFKDQEVIALFRDLRQYILELYPDSNELLYHTHALTAVFSISEKLSDAFCMLPIYATHLNLGFNKGTLLKDPNKLLTGTGNLIRHIDVKKSSDYRNARVRALIKEAIDFAIKDMDKPTKLIGMTISKIKK, encoded by the coding sequence ATGACAAAGTCAAGACCCATTCATCCAGACTTTCAATACTTATTGGACTTTAAAGACCAGGAAGTCATTGCCCTGTTTCGTGATTTACGACAATACATATTGGAATTGTATCCTGACAGCAATGAACTTCTGTATCATACCCACGCTTTGACAGCCGTCTTTTCAATCTCTGAAAAGTTATCAGATGCCTTTTGTATGTTGCCTATTTACGCCACTCACCTAAATTTGGGTTTTAACAAAGGAACGCTCTTAAAAGACCCGAATAAATTATTGACAGGAACTGGTAATTTGATAAGACATATAGATGTAAAGAAATCGAGCGATTATAGAAACGCCAGGGTAAGAGCGCTGATTAAAGAAGCGATTGACTTTGCTATAAAAGATATGGACAAGCCGACAAAATTAATTGGAATGACAATATCAAAAATAAAAAAGTAA
- a CDS encoding acetylxylan esterase: MNRKLKYLLPAIAFIVISGLLAGAGTALGQPPGQGQRPALPPIPIKSDTTHTLSKHFILNSSTKKAPDTKGFIQRWLVLEPVRKDITRNNIFTDNYLRTTFSTDNFSDDFTIIPKNGEKVKVENQDLKWYALDSKAYNFNLYHFTYALNMPPYGVLFWLVTVINCPEEIKNVRMAAGANSSGMFWLNGREALMLSGDRDMIVDNGTSSLLTLKKGKNIIRGAVINGPGMCNFCVRFLDEKGRPVKNFSISYE; the protein is encoded by the coding sequence ATGAATAGAAAACTCAAATACTTGTTGCCGGCTATCGCTTTTATAGTTATCTCAGGATTATTGGCAGGTGCCGGTACAGCTTTAGGACAGCCGCCAGGTCAGGGACAAAGGCCAGCCTTGCCTCCCATACCCATAAAAAGTGATACCACACATACTCTATCTAAACACTTTATCCTGAACAGCAGCACAAAAAAGGCACCGGATACCAAGGGATTCATTCAACGATGGCTGGTGCTGGAACCCGTCAGGAAAGACATTACCCGGAATAATATATTCACCGACAACTATCTCAGAACAACCTTCTCCACCGATAATTTTTCCGACGATTTTACCATAATTCCTAAAAATGGCGAAAAGGTAAAAGTGGAAAACCAGGACCTAAAATGGTATGCCCTCGACAGCAAAGCGTACAATTTTAATTTATACCATTTTACCTACGCGTTGAACATGCCTCCATACGGCGTACTCTTTTGGCTTGTCACGGTCATCAATTGCCCGGAAGAAATCAAAAACGTGAGAATGGCTGCAGGAGCTAATTCGTCAGGTATGTTTTGGTTAAATGGCAGGGAAGCCCTGATGCTGTCCGGTGACCGAGATATGATAGTGGATAATGGCACCTCTTCACTTTTAACCCTAAAAAAGGGAAAGAACATCATCCGTGGTGCAGTAATAAATGGTCCGGGTATGTGTAACTTCTGTGTTCGTTTTTTGGATGAAAAAGGAAGGCCGGTAAAAAACTTCAGTATTAGTTACGAATAA
- a CDS encoding family 43 glycosylhydrolase — protein MKRMKIIGLTALLAVLLTQTIKAQVGKPFIHDPSTIVECDGKYYTFGTGGGGLISEDGWTWHGGGVRPGGGAAPDAMKIGDRYLVVYGATGGSSTHKGAILTMWNKTLDPTSPDFKYTEPVVVATSDGYEECDAIDPGLLLDPTTGRLWLSYGTYFGFSRIVELDPKTGLRVKGNQPVDVAIVCEATVLTSHGGWYYLLATHGSCCDGANSTYNIVAGRSKNVTGPFVDNVGRNMLEGGGKMVAATSGRLIGPGHFGRMILGDGIEKMSFHYEADLDQGGRSVLGIRPLLWTNGWPVAGDNVKEGTYEIQSERRGYGLELAVDLVRMAGGMRGFNRNNDEPVKPVQSQELADVMKTWPTGNIDARIGDYMARPHQKWTITAAPDSSGYLGGPYYKIVIAGTDRALAATPDAEVITIPAFTGAPEQLWRIDQLTDGTYRIMPKVIPGSKEQLALVSSGDSRPTLSRFDMNSDNSKWNFKAP, from the coding sequence ATGAAAAGAATGAAAATAATCGGCCTGACTGCCTTATTAGCAGTTTTACTTACTCAAACAATAAAAGCACAGGTCGGAAAACCATTTATCCATGATCCGTCCACCATCGTCGAATGTGACGGAAAGTATTACACCTTCGGCACCGGTGGAGGTGGATTAATATCCGAAGACGGTTGGACCTGGCATGGCGGTGGTGTAAGACCGGGTGGAGGTGCAGCTCCCGATGCCATGAAAATTGGCGACCGCTACCTTGTAGTATATGGCGCAACCGGCGGTAGCAGCACGCACAAAGGTGCTATTCTTACGATGTGGAACAAGACGCTTGATCCAACTTCTCCCGATTTTAAATACACAGAACCTGTTGTGGTTGCCACCTCCGATGGTTATGAAGAATGCGATGCCATCGACCCTGGTCTTTTGCTGGATCCTACTACCGGGCGTCTTTGGCTCTCTTATGGTACCTATTTTGGATTTAGCCGCATTGTAGAATTGGATCCTAAAACAGGCTTAAGGGTAAAAGGCAATCAACCCGTTGATGTCGCCATTGTTTGCGAAGCCACCGTTTTAACCTCTCACGGTGGCTGGTACTATCTTCTTGCTACACATGGAAGCTGTTGCGATGGCGCCAACTCCACCTACAATATTGTTGCAGGCCGTTCTAAAAATGTAACCGGTCCTTTTGTAGATAATGTGGGTAGAAACATGCTGGAAGGTGGCGGCAAAATGGTTGCTGCTACCAGTGGAAGACTTATAGGGCCCGGCCATTTTGGACGCATGATCCTGGGTGATGGAATTGAAAAAATGTCTTTTCATTATGAAGCAGATTTAGACCAGGGAGGACGCAGCGTATTAGGCATCCGTCCATTGCTTTGGACCAATGGATGGCCTGTGGCAGGAGATAATGTCAAAGAAGGAACTTATGAAATTCAATCAGAGAGAAGAGGATATGGACTGGAATTGGCCGTTGACCTGGTAAGAATGGCTGGTGGCATGCGGGGATTTAACCGCAACAATGATGAACCGGTAAAACCAGTGCAATCTCAGGAATTAGCGGATGTAATGAAAACCTGGCCTACCGGCAACATTGATGCAAGAATAGGTGATTACATGGCCCGCCCTCATCAGAAATGGACTATCACCGCTGCTCCTGATTCAAGCGGATATCTAGGTGGCCCATATTATAAAATAGTAATAGCGGGAACGGATCGGGCATTAGCAGCTACCCCAGATGCAGAAGTGATTACGATTCCGGCATTTACCGGCGCCCCCGAACAGTTATGGCGAATCGATCAACTGACTGATGGTACATATCGTATAATGCCTAAAGTAATTCCTGGATCTAAAGAACAATTAGCGTTGGTATCTTCCGGAGACAGCCGGCCGACACTTTCAAGGTTTGATATGAATAGCGACAATTCTAAATGGAATTTTAAAGCTCCCTAA
- a CDS encoding DUF4263 domain-containing protein, producing MSEELAGGISQIHKTIQKSLKNISAALSIYDESGFKQKYPMYLYRPKSFLIIRALREFKNMNDEIHEEKFSSFELFPRSISDIEIITLDELYENANEIINKKWNKTGYNNGFKEIGDIIVDWVEHSIMHQHLWLLRSFNVF from the coding sequence ATATCAGAAGAATTAGCAGGTGGGATTTCTCAAATTCATAAAACAATTCAGAAGTCCTTAAAAAATATCTCAGCAGCCTTATCAATTTACGATGAATCGGGATTCAAACAAAAATATCCAATGTATTTATATAGGCCAAAATCGTTTTTAATTATTAGGGCACTTAGGGAATTTAAAAACATGAATGACGAAATCCATGAGGAAAAATTTAGTTCATTTGAATTATTCCCTAGATCTATTTCAGATATCGAAATCATCACCTTAGATGAGCTATATGAAAATGCAAATGAAATTATTAATAAAAAATGGAATAAAACTGGGTATAACAACGGGTTTAAAGAAATTGGGGACATAATAGTTGATTGGGTTGAACATTCTATCATGCATCAACATTTGTGGTTGCTTCGAAGCTTCAATGTTTTCTGA